Proteins found in one Neomonachus schauinslandi chromosome 1, ASM220157v2, whole genome shotgun sequence genomic segment:
- the KCNJ15 gene encoding ATP-sensitive inward rectifier potassium channel 15, with translation MDAIHISMSSGPGVKHTAGAEPKTNRPRVMSKSGHSNVRIDKVDGIFLLYLQDLWTTVIDMKWRYKLTLFAATFVMTWFLFGVIYYAIAFIHGDLEPREDVSNHTPCIMKVDSLTGAFLFSLESQTTIGYGVRSITEECPHAIFLLVAQLVITTLIEIFITGTFLAKIARPKKRAETIKFSHCAVITKQNGKLCLVIQVANMRKSLLIQCQLSGKLLQTHVTKEGEQILLNQATVKFHVDSSSESPFLILPMTFYHVLDETSPLRDLTPQNLKEKEFELVVLLNATVESTSAVCQSRTSYIPEEIYWGFEFVPVVSLSKNGKYVADFSQFEQIRKSPDCTFYCADSEKQKLEEKYRQEDQRERELRTLLLQQSNI, from the coding sequence ATGGACGCCATTCACATCAGCATGTCCAGTGGTCCCGGGGTGAAGCACACTGCAGGAGCTGAACCCAAGACCAACAGACCCCGAGTCATGTCCAAGAGTGGGCACAGCAACGTGAGAATTGACAAAGTGGATGGCATATTCTTGCTCTACCTTCAAGACTTGTGGACGACCGTCATTGACATGAAGTGGAGATACAAGCTCACCCTGTTTGCAGCCACATTTGTGATGACCTGGTTCCTTTTTGGAGTGATCTACTACGCCATTGCATTTATTCATGGGGATTTAGAACCAAGGGAGGATGTTTCGAATCACACTCCCTGCATCATGAAAGTGGACTCTCTCACTGGagcatttctcttttccctggaATCCCAGACAACCATTGGCTATGGAGTCCGTTCCATCACGGAGGAATGCCCTCATGCCATTTTCCTCTTGGTTGCTCAGTTGGTCATCACAACCTTGATTGAGATCTTCATCACGGGCACCTTTCTGGCCAAGATTGCCAGACCCAAAAAGCGGGCAGAGACCATCAAGTTCAGCCACTGCGCGGTCATCACCAAGCAGAACGGGAAGTTGTGCTTGGTGATTCAGGTGGCCAACATGAGGAAGAGCCTCCTGATTCAGTGCCAGCTCTCTGGTAAACTCCTCCAGACCCACGTCACTAAAGAGGGGGAGCAGATTCTGCTCAACCAAGCCACCGTCAAATTCCACGTGGACTCCTCTTCGGAGAGCCCCTTCCTCATTTTGCCCATGACATTCTACCACGTACTGGATGAGACGAGCCCCCTGAGAGATCTCACACCCCAAAACCTGAAGGAGAAGGAGTTTGAACTCGTGGTCCTCCTCAATGCCACCGTGGAATCCACCAGTGCAGTCTGCCAGAGCCGCACATCTTATATTCCAGAGGAGATCTACTGGGGCTTTGAGTTTGTGCCTGTGGTTTCGCtctcaaaaaatggaaaatatgtggCTGATTTCAGTCAGTTTGAACAGATCCGAAAGAGCCCAGATTGCACCTTTTACTGTGCAGATTCTGAGAAGCAGAAACTTGAGGAGAAGTACAGGCaagaggatcagagggaaagggaactGAGAACTCTTTTGTTACAACAGAGCAACATCTGA